One genomic window of Brevundimonas vesicularis includes the following:
- a CDS encoding sensor histidine kinase has product MFGQLALITILFVGFGVYFFTLRPLLSVEPSGVADPVQITASNASQVLSRFAFAERERPGAGGDLAADPVLRDIKAHNPQFRYFIKVRGREFRSGEGTPFFISLAFDRLQKQDLTKAYSGLCLTSTNDDPGGPGRSFLAYSECGGQASYYEYAGIEHATTTAASGSVRLYSKFIWSYGGIFLFTVGAAFVVFAIILLANVLRIRRVAAMARDLDPDNLSDLFPEKGLPLEVAPLVSALNQMIVRVDEAQRRQRFFLSAAAHEMRTPLTVLRTRLEIMDDGRLKEKLISDVRRLTDLANQLLKLMTIGEAPEPLKESDLVTLTGKAVGEREVVAARRGLDLVFEREVTRYTLWADPGLVETAIGNVIDNALSFSAEGQRVVVRLDKDGWVRVRDQGPGIPAEQIKTLFEPFTRFSTGRSGYGLGLAIVKAVVDRHEGAVEIGEAPGGGAEVALRFDPDASSRP; this is encoded by the coding sequence ATGTTCGGGCAACTGGCGCTCATCACCATTCTGTTCGTGGGGTTTGGCGTCTACTTCTTCACGCTGCGCCCCCTGCTGTCCGTCGAACCCTCCGGCGTCGCCGATCCCGTGCAGATCACGGCATCTAACGCCTCTCAGGTCCTCAGCCGGTTCGCCTTCGCCGAACGCGAGCGCCCGGGCGCAGGCGGCGACCTCGCCGCTGATCCTGTCTTGCGCGACATCAAGGCGCACAATCCGCAGTTTCGGTATTTCATAAAGGTCCGTGGGCGTGAGTTTCGCTCGGGTGAAGGGACGCCCTTCTTCATCAGCCTGGCGTTCGACAGGCTGCAAAAGCAGGATTTGACGAAGGCCTATTCAGGCCTGTGCCTGACCAGCACGAACGACGACCCTGGCGGACCGGGACGCAGCTTTCTCGCCTATTCGGAATGTGGAGGTCAGGCCAGCTACTACGAGTACGCTGGGATCGAACATGCGACGACCACGGCGGCCAGCGGATCGGTTCGGCTCTACAGCAAATTCATCTGGAGTTACGGGGGCATCTTCCTCTTCACCGTCGGGGCGGCGTTCGTCGTTTTCGCAATCATCCTCCTGGCGAACGTTCTGCGCATTCGCAGGGTCGCCGCCATGGCGCGCGATCTCGATCCCGACAATCTGAGCGACCTCTTCCCGGAGAAAGGCCTCCCCCTGGAGGTCGCGCCCCTTGTATCGGCGCTCAACCAGATGATCGTGCGGGTTGATGAGGCCCAGCGTCGACAGCGCTTCTTCCTGTCGGCCGCCGCCCACGAGATGCGCACCCCTCTCACGGTGCTGCGCACCCGTCTCGAAATCATGGACGACGGACGGCTGAAGGAGAAGCTGATCTCCGACGTTCGTCGTCTGACTGACCTGGCCAACCAGTTGCTCAAGCTGATGACGATCGGCGAGGCGCCGGAACCGCTGAAAGAATCCGATCTGGTCACGCTGACGGGGAAGGCGGTTGGCGAGCGCGAAGTCGTCGCGGCCCGTCGCGGTCTCGATCTCGTTTTCGAACGCGAAGTGACGCGCTACACCCTCTGGGCCGATCCGGGCCTGGTCGAGACCGCGATCGGCAATGTGATCGACAACGCCCTGTCGTTTTCGGCTGAGGGACAGCGGGTCGTGGTGCGGCTGGACAAGGATGGCTGGGTCAGGGTGCGCGACCAGGGGCCCGGTATTCCCGCCGAACAAATCAAGACGCTGTTCGAACCGTTCACCCGCTTTTCGACGGGACGTAGCGGTTACGGTTTGGGGCTTGCGATCGTGAAAGCTGTGGTCGATCGGCACGAGGGCGCGGTGGAGATCGGAGAGGCGCCGGGCGGGGGCGCCGAAGTGGCGCTGCGCTTTGATCCCGACGCGTCCTCGCGGCCATGA
- a CDS encoding M16 family metallopeptidase, translated as MKTFGKPIAGVVLAVLLSCGASSVALAQARPELGQVRIPYETFTLPNGLTTLVYTDHTAPTVFVGVWYRIGSKDEPVGKTGFAHLFEHLMFQPTVNRPTEYFTPLEAVGATGLNGSTTTDYTNYIQTVPTNALDRALWMEADRMGHLTDGMTQALLDEQRAVVKNEKRQSELGPGRAAEAQFLKSYYPAGHPYAHTTIGSMEDLDAATLGDVKAWFDANYGASNAVLVLAGDIDAATAREKVAFYFGGVRQGEPISRPDRWTPSMPDIRRDIVYENIPAAVISRTWPLSNASPRENTLSQLAARAMAAGRGTPLHDALVDRLKIADGVSASVGEGQLASAFTLSVALKPGVTPQAAGEAIDRELAAFFAAGPDPDRLEQVVTATDISLLKTMESSAAIGAWLANGAVTHDDPVYFLKQREWISDVDPDALARLTQSVLSRPYYELVQLPTPVPVAAPSGVADPTRMPDPGPADTTIAFPAVAEATLANGLKIVVANRPNLPIVSASLQFSTGALAEEAYGRGTANRAVAMLTSGSRRYTVEQLQREATKAGVNIAAGAESRQSAVSWTMLAARLDDGFRFVSEVVRHPTYPQTEIDKALDQVAPQFDAYERNPLQAAGPIYSRAIWGEDHPLGRIGTREDAKAVSRDDIQAFHDREIGPNNATLYIVGDITLEQAKSLAQSYFGDWRRITPTPLNERGAATGVPGRIILVDAPGAAQTSLTVGELTTPFVAEQAAASLADSILGAAFNSRLNMNLREEKGWTYGFTGGVADTPVGPRTFTASGTVEAGRTADAMAEIRKEIAAYVADRPATAEELERDRTARTLALPSAFSGNGAFLAAMTSAAAYGQPYDHAASSGARLTAVTLDQVQAVARRTYDPARLTWVVVGDLSKIETSVRALNYGPVEVWDVYGHKVR; from the coding sequence TTGAAGACCTTCGGAAAACCCATCGCCGGCGTCGTGCTGGCCGTCCTTTTGTCCTGCGGCGCCTCGAGCGTGGCGCTGGCCCAGGCGCGCCCCGAACTGGGCCAGGTCCGCATCCCCTACGAGACCTTCACCCTCCCGAACGGCCTGACGACCCTGGTCTACACCGATCACACCGCGCCCACGGTTTTTGTCGGCGTCTGGTACCGGATCGGCTCCAAGGACGAGCCCGTCGGAAAGACCGGCTTCGCCCATCTGTTCGAACATTTGATGTTCCAGCCGACGGTCAATCGTCCCACCGAATATTTCACGCCGCTGGAAGCCGTTGGAGCCACGGGCCTGAACGGCAGCACCACAACCGATTACACAAACTATATCCAGACGGTGCCCACCAACGCGCTAGACCGGGCTTTGTGGATGGAAGCGGACCGCATGGGCCATCTGACAGACGGGATGACGCAGGCGCTGCTCGACGAGCAGCGGGCCGTGGTGAAGAACGAGAAGCGCCAGAGCGAACTCGGCCCGGGTCGGGCGGCTGAGGCGCAGTTCCTCAAGAGCTACTACCCTGCCGGACACCCTTACGCCCATACGACCATCGGTTCGATGGAGGATTTGGACGCCGCCACCCTTGGCGACGTCAAGGCCTGGTTCGACGCCAACTACGGCGCCTCCAATGCCGTGCTGGTCCTTGCGGGCGACATCGACGCCGCGACGGCGCGCGAAAAGGTCGCCTTCTATTTCGGCGGCGTTCGCCAGGGCGAGCCGATCAGTCGACCGGATCGCTGGACTCCGTCGATGCCCGACATCCGGCGCGATATTGTCTATGAGAATATTCCGGCGGCCGTCATTTCGCGGACCTGGCCGCTCAGCAATGCGTCGCCGCGCGAAAACACGCTCTCGCAACTCGCAGCCCGTGCGATGGCGGCGGGGCGCGGCACGCCGCTGCACGACGCTCTGGTCGACAGGCTGAAAATCGCCGACGGCGTGTCCGCATCCGTCGGCGAAGGTCAACTGGCCAGCGCCTTCACCCTGTCCGTCGCCCTGAAGCCTGGCGTGACGCCGCAGGCCGCCGGCGAGGCCATCGATCGCGAACTGGCGGCCTTCTTCGCCGCTGGACCCGACCCAGATCGTCTGGAACAGGTCGTGACGGCCACCGACATCTCTCTCCTGAAAACGATGGAAAGCAGCGCAGCGATCGGCGCCTGGCTCGCCAACGGCGCCGTGACGCACGACGACCCTGTCTATTTCCTCAAGCAGCGCGAATGGATCAGCGATGTCGATCCGGACGCATTGGCGCGGCTGACGCAGAGCGTGCTCTCGCGGCCCTACTATGAGCTGGTCCAGCTTCCGACGCCGGTTCCTGTCGCCGCACCGTCCGGCGTAGCCGACCCCACGCGCATGCCCGATCCCGGCCCGGCGGACACGACGATCGCCTTCCCCGCCGTGGCCGAGGCGACGCTCGCCAACGGGCTCAAGATCGTTGTGGCCAATCGCCCTAATCTTCCGATCGTGAGCGCCAGCCTGCAGTTCTCAACCGGCGCGCTTGCCGAAGAGGCGTATGGACGTGGCACGGCCAATCGCGCCGTGGCCATGCTGACCAGCGGCTCGCGCCGCTACACCGTCGAACAGCTGCAGCGCGAGGCGACCAAGGCTGGCGTCAACATCGCCGCCGGTGCTGAAAGTCGGCAGAGCGCCGTGAGTTGGACCATGCTCGCCGCGCGCCTGGACGACGGCTTCAGGTTTGTTTCCGAGGTGGTGCGGCACCCCACCTACCCTCAGACCGAGATCGACAAGGCGTTAGATCAAGTCGCCCCCCAGTTCGACGCCTATGAGCGCAATCCGCTCCAGGCGGCCGGCCCAATCTATTCTCGAGCGATATGGGGCGAAGACCATCCTCTCGGTCGTATCGGCACGCGCGAAGACGCCAAGGCCGTGTCACGCGACGATATCCAAGCTTTCCACGATCGCGAGATCGGCCCGAACAACGCCACCCTCTATATCGTTGGCGACATCACACTCGAGCAGGCTAAGTCGCTGGCGCAGTCATATTTCGGCGACTGGCGACGCATCACCCCGACACCTCTCAACGAGCGAGGCGCGGCGACCGGCGTCCCAGGTCGCATCATCCTGGTTGACGCGCCTGGTGCAGCTCAGACGAGCCTGACGGTGGGCGAGCTGACCACGCCGTTCGTCGCGGAACAGGCGGCGGCGTCCCTAGCGGACTCCATCCTGGGCGCCGCCTTCAACAGCCGGCTGAATATGAATCTGCGCGAGGAGAAGGGGTGGACCTACGGCTTCACCGGCGGCGTGGCCGACACGCCCGTTGGCCCACGCACCTTCACCGCCTCAGGCACGGTCGAGGCCGGCCGGACGGCCGACGCGATGGCGGAGATCCGCAAGGAGATCGCCGCCTATGTCGCCGACAGGCCGGCCACGGCCGAAGAGTTGGAACGGGATCGCACCGCGCGGACGCTTGCCCTGCCCTCGGCCTTTTCCGGCAACGGCGCCTTCCTTGCGGCGATGACCAGCGCGGCGGCGTATGGCCAGCCGTACGATCATGCAGCGTCTTCAGGCGCTCGTCTGACGGCGGTCACGCTCGATCAGGTCCAGGCTGTCGCCCGGCGGACCTACGATCCGGCCCGCCTGACCTGGGTCGTGGTGGGCGACCTGTCCAAGATCGAGACCTCCGTCCGCGCGCTCAACTATGGCCCTGTCGAGGTCTGGGACGTCTATGGCCACAAGGTCCGCTAA
- a CDS encoding AAA family ATPase, whose translation MVSTDDVELARQSAAAFKETFIKIRAEVGRMIVGQADVVDGVLTALMAGGHVLLEGVPGLGKTMLVSSISRAIDLPFSRIQFTPDMMPADIVGTTVLTESEGGGHELTFQQGPIVSNLVLADEINRATPKTQSALLEVMQERQVTVGRRTIKMPEPFCVMATQNPVDQEGTYPLPEAQLDRFLFKLVVGYPSEADYHAIIDRTTSGHDVVLNAVTNAETLQQMRAVVRQVPVTEAAKAYAIRLVMGTQPGSDYAPDSINRSVALGASPRGVQSLMLAAKVQALLDDRFSVSTNDVAAVVMPVLRHRLVLNFHAQANNLSADDLLGEVLAQVKRPYATD comes from the coding sequence ATGGTTTCGACTGACGACGTAGAGCTGGCCCGCCAGAGCGCGGCCGCGTTCAAGGAAACCTTCATCAAGATTCGCGCCGAGGTCGGTCGGATGATCGTGGGTCAGGCCGATGTCGTCGATGGCGTTCTGACGGCCTTGATGGCGGGCGGCCACGTCCTGCTGGAAGGCGTGCCGGGATTGGGCAAGACCATGCTGGTCTCGTCGATCAGCCGGGCCATCGACCTGCCGTTCTCACGCATTCAGTTCACGCCCGACATGATGCCCGCCGACATCGTCGGCACCACGGTCCTGACGGAAAGCGAAGGCGGCGGTCATGAACTGACGTTCCAGCAGGGACCGATCGTCTCCAATTTGGTTCTGGCCGACGAGATCAACCGCGCCACGCCCAAGACCCAATCCGCCCTGCTGGAAGTGATGCAGGAACGCCAGGTCACGGTCGGTCGCCGCACGATCAAGATGCCCGAGCCTTTCTGCGTCATGGCGACCCAGAACCCGGTGGATCAGGAAGGCACCTATCCGCTGCCTGAAGCCCAGCTCGATCGCTTCCTGTTCAAGCTGGTGGTCGGATATCCGTCCGAAGCCGACTATCACGCCATCATCGACCGCACGACGAGCGGCCATGACGTCGTTCTAAACGCGGTCACCAATGCGGAGACTCTGCAGCAGATGCGAGCGGTCGTCCGTCAGGTTCCGGTCACCGAGGCCGCCAAGGCCTACGCCATCCGTCTGGTCATGGGCACCCAGCCCGGCAGCGACTATGCGCCCGACAGCATCAACCGCAGCGTGGCCCTGGGCGCGTCGCCGCGCGGCGTACAGAGCCTGATGCTGGCCGCCAAGGTCCAGGCCCTCTTGGACGATCGGTTCTCCGTCTCCACCAACGACGTCGCAGCTGTCGTCATGCCGGTGCTGCGTCACCGGCTGGTGCTGAACTTCCACGCCCAGGCCAACAACCTTTCGGCCGACGACCTCCTGGGAGAGGTCCTGGCGCAGGTGAAGCGCCCCTACGCGACGGACTAG
- a CDS encoding response regulator transcription factor: MRLLLVEDDVDVAETLVVYLERQGFVVDVAPSLAIARTAVDANDFDLVLLDRGLPDGDGVSLIAYSAHRNRRQRYIILTAMAAPDHRVEGLESGADDYIAKPFEPRELLARIRIALRRSLEARRETRQFGPLMHDLESGVFFIDEAPLTLRRTEALVLEALMARPGAVIQRETLEARVYGYDKVVNANSLESQISRLRTNLARRTDKVRIQAVRGLGYCLAAEG, translated from the coding sequence GTGCGTCTGTTGCTGGTGGAGGACGACGTCGACGTTGCGGAAACGCTTGTCGTCTACCTGGAAAGACAGGGCTTCGTCGTCGATGTCGCGCCATCTCTCGCGATCGCAAGGACTGCCGTCGACGCGAATGACTTCGACCTTGTGCTGCTGGATCGAGGATTGCCGGATGGCGACGGGGTTTCCCTGATCGCCTATTCGGCGCATCGCAACCGCCGTCAGCGCTATATCATCCTCACGGCCATGGCCGCGCCGGATCATCGTGTCGAAGGCCTTGAGTCCGGCGCCGACGACTATATCGCCAAACCGTTCGAGCCGCGTGAACTTCTGGCGCGAATTCGCATCGCCCTGCGTCGTTCGCTTGAGGCGCGTCGTGAGACTCGTCAGTTCGGACCATTGATGCACGATCTGGAAAGCGGTGTCTTCTTCATCGACGAGGCGCCTTTGACCCTGCGCCGCACCGAGGCGCTGGTGCTGGAAGCGTTGATGGCCCGGCCCGGCGCGGTGATCCAGCGCGAGACGCTGGAGGCGCGGGTCTATGGATACGACAAGGTCGTCAACGCCAACTCGCTTGAGTCACAGATTTCACGGCTGAGGACCAATCTGGCGCGGCGCACGGACAAGGTGCGCATCCAGGCGGTCCGCGGTCTCGGCTATTGTCTGGCGGCGGAAGGCTGA
- a CDS encoding VWA domain-containing protein gives MNLTFLHPEAGWLLLLIPGFVWWARKASRVRVALRTTVFVALVAALAQPSLIVRRGGPTSVIIVDQGAALSPASRALAASAAQSVVARVERNGPVVVIQRGGAPLALKAARHVTLPESGQTGGISHALDLALAAFPLGSEGRVTMIGSGLGADRVWGRSVDALLARGVVVDSVPVTVGRRDAFISDVAIPAGRAGERVSARVRLDGVGQDLSISVFSGDRRVGGAGPIDLDGPASVALAIPLDQPGFMPLRIELTRGGAVASQFETAAAVQDPLPILYVDGGQAGGAAALQRLAGPGLRIDSRAPAALGGIDLSAYRAVMLDDVPASALPVPSQQRLIEAVRSRGLGLMVSGGDSAFAAGGYAGTPLAAALPVTIRQDEQTEDPSVAVAVVIDTSGSMLGAPLDLGKQVARLAVRKLTPADSVGVVEFYGGRQWVAPMQPARDVPEIERAIGRVQAQGGSEHLFGALQEAYYGLQNTQARYRHILVISDAGVNADRYPQLIRHIAEDQVTVSTVLVGGSVEGQARMAQWARLGRGRFYVVGDEFNLVEINFKQPQQKPQPGVKRGGFALAASAPSFGWGELAAAPPRQLDGYTQAGVKPLAQTLIRTTTGEPVLASWQWGAGRVTALMTEPVGQGTARWRNWSGYGDWMQGLIARTADPRPDWDVRLGRVGDRVKIVAQRVRSAGADAPQIRLMDAAGQAGPALSTVERAPVLFTAEGPAPTKSAVLAEVRDGRGVSRAALPAVSGGQSDRPVSEADGLPLDELARLTGGTVIQNPSRISAVALSPARPPASALDLWGWLCWLALALYVADIVYRRWPPRRIAV, from the coding sequence GTGAACCTGACCTTTCTTCATCCTGAGGCGGGCTGGCTCCTGCTGCTGATCCCCGGATTCGTCTGGTGGGCGCGCAAGGCTTCCAGGGTGCGCGTTGCCCTTCGTACGACCGTCTTCGTGGCGCTCGTCGCGGCCCTGGCTCAACCCAGTCTGATTGTGCGTCGGGGCGGTCCGACGTCGGTGATCATCGTGGATCAGGGCGCTGCGCTTTCGCCTGCGTCTCGCGCGCTTGCCGCCTCGGCCGCCCAATCGGTGGTGGCGCGGGTGGAACGCAACGGCCCCGTCGTTGTCATCCAGCGGGGCGGCGCGCCTCTCGCCCTGAAGGCGGCGCGGCACGTCACCTTGCCGGAAAGCGGCCAGACGGGTGGCATCTCTCATGCGCTTGATTTAGCGCTTGCAGCTTTCCCGCTCGGCTCAGAGGGCAGGGTCACGATGATCGGCTCTGGCCTGGGCGCCGATCGCGTCTGGGGGCGTTCCGTCGATGCCCTGTTGGCGCGTGGCGTGGTCGTGGACAGCGTGCCAGTCACCGTTGGACGCCGGGACGCCTTCATCTCCGACGTCGCCATTCCTGCAGGCCGCGCCGGCGAGCGCGTCTCGGCGCGGGTGCGGCTGGACGGCGTCGGGCAGGATTTGTCGATCTCGGTGTTCAGCGGCGATCGGCGGGTCGGCGGGGCTGGACCGATCGACCTCGACGGCCCTGCCAGCGTGGCTCTGGCCATCCCCCTCGATCAACCAGGCTTCATGCCGCTACGTATCGAGCTGACACGCGGCGGCGCTGTCGCCAGCCAGTTCGAGACGGCGGCCGCCGTGCAGGATCCGCTTCCCATCCTGTATGTCGACGGAGGCCAGGCCGGCGGCGCGGCGGCGCTTCAGAGACTTGCGGGTCCGGGTCTTCGCATCGACAGCCGGGCGCCGGCGGCCTTGGGCGGCATCGACCTGTCGGCCTACCGCGCGGTCATGTTGGATGATGTGCCCGCGTCTGCGCTGCCGGTTCCTTCGCAGCAACGGTTGATCGAGGCGGTCCGCTCTCGCGGTCTCGGCCTGATGGTGTCCGGTGGGGACAGCGCCTTCGCCGCGGGCGGTTACGCCGGCACGCCGCTCGCCGCCGCCTTGCCCGTGACCATCCGCCAGGACGAGCAGACCGAGGATCCCAGCGTCGCCGTCGCCGTCGTGATCGACACGTCAGGCTCGATGCTTGGCGCGCCGCTTGATCTGGGCAAGCAGGTCGCGCGCCTGGCGGTGCGCAAACTCACGCCGGCAGACAGCGTCGGCGTGGTCGAGTTCTACGGCGGTCGCCAATGGGTCGCGCCGATGCAGCCTGCGCGAGATGTTCCTGAGATCGAGCGCGCCATCGGTCGGGTCCAGGCCCAGGGCGGAAGCGAACATCTCTTCGGCGCCCTGCAGGAAGCCTATTATGGGCTTCAGAACACCCAGGCCCGCTATCGCCATATCCTGGTGATCTCGGATGCTGGGGTGAACGCCGACCGCTATCCCCAACTGATCCGACACATCGCCGAGGACCAGGTCACTGTATCGACCGTGCTGGTCGGCGGCAGCGTCGAGGGCCAAGCCCGGATGGCGCAGTGGGCGCGGCTGGGGCGGGGTCGGTTCTATGTCGTTGGGGACGAGTTCAACCTTGTCGAGATCAACTTCAAACAGCCGCAGCAGAAGCCTCAGCCGGGCGTTAAGCGCGGAGGTTTCGCCCTGGCCGCATCCGCCCCATCTTTCGGTTGGGGTGAGTTGGCGGCGGCCCCGCCCAGGCAGTTGGACGGCTACACCCAGGCGGGCGTAAAGCCGTTGGCGCAGACCCTGATCCGCACGACGACCGGCGAGCCGGTTCTGGCGTCCTGGCAATGGGGCGCCGGGCGTGTGACGGCGCTGATGACCGAGCCTGTGGGGCAGGGAACCGCCCGTTGGCGCAACTGGTCCGGCTACGGCGACTGGATGCAAGGCCTGATCGCCCGCACGGCCGACCCGCGACCCGACTGGGATGTCCGTCTCGGCCGCGTCGGCGACCGGGTCAAGATCGTGGCGCAGCGTGTCCGCAGCGCCGGCGCCGACGCGCCGCAGATCCGGTTGATGGACGCCGCAGGCCAAGCTGGTCCCGCGCTTTCGACAGTCGAACGGGCGCCGGTTCTGTTTACGGCGGAAGGCCCTGCGCCGACGAAGTCTGCGGTGCTCGCCGAGGTTCGCGACGGACGCGGCGTGTCCCGAGCGGCGCTGCCGGCCGTTTCCGGCGGTCAGTCCGACCGCCCGGTCTCCGAGGCCGACGGCCTGCCACTGGATGAACTCGCGCGTCTGACGGGCGGGACGGTGATCCAAAATCCGTCTCGCATCAGCGCCGTCGCCCTCTCGCCGGCACGTCCGCCCGCCTCGGCGCTGGACCTTTGGGGCTGGCTCTGTTGGTTGGCTTTGGCCCTCTATGTCGCCGACATCGTCTATCGTCGCTGGCCGCCTCGGCGGATCGCCGTTTGA
- a CDS encoding DUF58 domain-containing protein, translated as MLFHRRAAVAAPAAVAGLADPLTFEALFDPAFLAALRPFSLRISRAQKGGRLAEQRTNARGQGAEFADFKPYVAGDDLRAIDWNVYRRLGRLFVRVFEESQDMPVYFLVDRSRSLFVEQPPRIHAAQAATLALAAVALDQHDSVGLFPFSDKLEIEFRAVSGKGNLARVAHSLAGYSALQGTGLAAALSHLAGLRLRQGLVIVVSDFFDEAGVEAVVRGLEQLPHRLLLVQIVKAHDADPERHPDLNGDILLEDGEHAQPTSVTVTPDLMARYKAAYRHFSNVLSDFARTRGAGLVQIDADRPVRDQLSALFGQGGVRL; from the coding sequence ATGCTCTTTCACCGTCGCGCGGCCGTCGCCGCGCCAGCCGCAGTCGCTGGCCTCGCCGATCCCCTGACCTTCGAGGCGCTGTTCGATCCAGCCTTTCTGGCGGCGCTTCGTCCGTTTTCGCTGCGGATATCTCGCGCCCAGAAGGGCGGCCGTTTGGCCGAGCAAAGGACCAACGCGCGGGGACAGGGCGCGGAGTTCGCCGACTTCAAACCCTATGTGGCAGGCGACGACCTGCGTGCCATCGACTGGAACGTCTATCGCCGCCTGGGACGCCTGTTCGTGCGGGTGTTCGAAGAAAGCCAGGACATGCCGGTCTATTTCTTGGTGGATCGGTCGCGGAGCCTGTTCGTCGAACAGCCGCCGCGCATTCATGCGGCCCAGGCGGCGACCCTGGCCCTGGCGGCGGTGGCCTTGGACCAGCACGATTCCGTCGGCCTCTTCCCCTTCTCTGACAAGCTGGAAATCGAGTTTCGAGCGGTCTCCGGAAAGGGCAACCTCGCACGCGTAGCGCATAGCCTGGCGGGATATTCGGCGCTGCAAGGCACAGGCCTGGCGGCGGCCCTCTCTCACCTGGCCGGCCTTCGCTTGCGCCAGGGGTTGGTGATCGTGGTGTCGGACTTCTTCGATGAAGCGGGCGTCGAGGCCGTGGTGCGCGGGCTGGAGCAACTGCCGCACCGGCTTCTGCTGGTGCAGATCGTCAAAGCTCATGACGCCGATCCTGAGCGTCACCCGGATTTGAACGGCGACATCCTACTTGAAGACGGCGAACACGCCCAGCCGACCTCGGTTACGGTCACGCCCGATCTGATGGCCCGCTACAAGGCCGCCTACCGTCACTTCAGCAACGTCCTGTCGGACTTCGCCCGGACACGGGGGGCGGGTCTCGTCCAGATCGACGCCGACCGGCCGGTGCGCGACCAACTGTCGGCCCTGTTCGGCCAGGGCGGGGTCAGGCTGTGA